In the genome of Magnetococcus sp. PR-3, one region contains:
- a CDS encoding transposase, whose product MAFFDESGFEDAVCRQHAWARRGKKLFGERPGRKHNRTNLILAQRVGEWLALVVFHFSCNAELG is encoded by the coding sequence ATGGCTTTCTTTGATGAAAGTGGCTTTGAGGATGCGGTATGTAGGCAGCACGCTTGGGCAAGAAGAGGTAAGAAGCTCTTTGGTGAAAGGCCAGGCAGAAAACACAATCGTACCAATTTGATTCTGGCACAGAGGGTTGGTGAGTGGTTGGCTCTAGTGGTTTTCCACTTCTCGTGCAATGCGGAACTTGGTTGA